The following are from one region of the Anaeropeptidivorans aminofermentans genome:
- a CDS encoding ATP-dependent DNA helicase, with the protein MTKPLSFVVRKGKSHYACDSRVKGYRSSIAHNDRHEDEELLSVLTGLFTGACPLDLDKLPLTDYVKSCINVERCHLNCPLSSVCRYRDFIRKAQTLVYDFQIANHNLVLADVLGRKNGRRSLFPPRGVLIFDEAHKLLDAARQMYGMTLENVELERLVASIYHAIGAGNPDKAEIVRLCETMQEQNALLFEALRYAAGTGYEKNCYAVQIDLNCIRALKTLMAALRRLSVLFYTTSREKRDRYDRLVNRMEQQETKLSIMFHHAGSILWLEMTGAAACRVCALPKQLNFLLSEDIWQEEIPYILTSGTLSVGGDFSHFKRNNGIILAEKRRIFETSKASPFDYPNHALLYLPQDMPLPSDKDSSYFQAVVNRLVELTRATHGHTLILFTSYRMMEQAYGELCGRITSFPLFRMGKGRLDAIDAFRKSGNGVLCASDSAGEGIDLAGDILSSLIVVRLPFPAPDPVLEYEKTLYSDFYGYLNKVIVPGMLIKLRQWFGRGIRRETDTCVFSILDSRASRRYRNDILAALPDMPVTHQLSDVNRFITVKKSGAYFE; encoded by the coding sequence TTGACCAAGCCCCTGTCCTTTGTGGTTCGCAAGGGGAAATCCCATTATGCCTGTGACAGCCGGGTAAAGGGGTATCGTTCCTCTATCGCACACAATGACCGCCATGAGGACGAGGAACTGCTTTCTGTCCTGACCGGACTTTTCACCGGAGCCTGCCCCCTTGATTTGGATAAGCTCCCTTTAACGGACTATGTGAAATCCTGTATCAATGTGGAGCGCTGCCATCTGAACTGCCCGCTGTCCTCGGTCTGCCGATACCGTGACTTTATACGCAAAGCGCAGACCCTTGTTTATGACTTTCAGATTGCCAATCACAACCTTGTGCTGGCTGATGTACTCGGCAGGAAGAACGGGAGAAGGTCCCTGTTCCCGCCCCGTGGAGTATTGATTTTCGACGAGGCTCACAAGCTCCTTGATGCCGCCCGGCAGATGTACGGCATGACATTGGAAAACGTGGAGCTGGAACGGCTGGTGGCAAGCATTTACCATGCCATCGGCGCAGGCAATCCCGATAAAGCGGAGATTGTCAGGCTGTGCGAAACCATGCAGGAACAAAATGCCCTGCTCTTTGAAGCCCTGCGCTATGCCGCAGGCACAGGCTATGAAAAAAACTGCTATGCCGTACAGATTGACTTAAACTGCATACGGGCTTTGAAAACGCTGATGGCTGCGCTGCGCAGGCTGTCAGTGCTTTTTTATACGACCTCCCGTGAGAAAAGGGATCGGTATGACCGGCTGGTGAACCGCATGGAACAGCAGGAAACCAAGCTATCCATAATGTTTCATCATGCCGGTTCTATTCTTTGGCTGGAAATGACCGGGGCGGCGGCCTGCCGGGTCTGCGCGCTGCCAAAGCAGCTTAATTTTCTATTATCGGAGGATATTTGGCAGGAAGAAATTCCGTATATCCTGACCTCCGGTACGCTCTCTGTGGGGGGCGATTTTTCACATTTCAAGCGAAATAACGGAATTATACTGGCGGAGAAACGCCGCATCTTTGAAACCAGCAAGGCTTCTCCCTTTGATTATCCAAACCATGCCCTGTTGTATCTTCCGCAGGATATGCCGCTGCCTTCAGACAAAGACAGCAGTTATTTTCAGGCGGTGGTCAATCGGCTGGTAGAGCTTACCCGCGCGACCCATGGGCATACCCTCATTCTGTTTACTTCTTACCGCATGATGGAGCAGGCGTATGGCGAGTTGTGCGGACGGATCACTTCATTTCCCTTGTTCCGCATGGGCAAAGGCCGTCTGGACGCTATCGACGCTTTTCGTAAAAGCGGAAACGGTGTCCTCTGTGCCAGCGACAGTGCCGGAGAGGGCATTGACCTTGCCGGGGATATTTTATCTTCCCTCATTGTGGTACGGCTGCCGTTCCCTGCTCCTGATCCGGTGCTGGAATATGAAAAGACCCTGTACTCTGACTTCTATGGTTATCTGAACAAAGTCATCGTGCCGGGTATGCTCATCAAACTGCGCCAATGGTTTGGCCGGGGCATCCGCAGAGAAACGGATACCTGTGTTTTTTCTATCCTCGACAGTCGGGCGAGCAGACGATACCGGAATGATATATTGGCGGCTTTGCCTGATATGCCTGTAACGCATCAGCTATCTGATGTGAACCGCTTTATTACGGTTAAGAAGTCGGGCGCCTACTTTGAATGA
- a CDS encoding RNA polymerase sigma factor sigma-70 region 4 domain-containing protein gives MKNYKDSDYALNKFSEGIVYRFADRIVEITLEDYLAENSGKTAQDFLELKALSDEIYHQQVTHENRTSRLDVTINGLEETEQLAAPPLDLDLIYKNDTQKAKEAARRLRDSGELTEIQRRRFTLHFVKGLSYRQIAGREGVYFTSVHESIEAATAKLQKFFKKI, from the coding sequence ATGAAGAATTATAAAGACAGTGATTATGCCCTAAATAAATTCAGCGAGGGCATTGTTTACCGTTTCGCAGACCGCATTGTAGAAATTACATTGGAGGACTACCTTGCAGAGAACTCCGGCAAGACAGCACAGGACTTTTTGGAGCTGAAAGCCTTGTCGGATGAAATTTATCATCAGCAAGTCACACATGAAAATCGGACAAGCCGTTTGGATGTGACCATCAACGGATTGGAGGAAACAGAGCAGCTTGCCGCACCACCCCTTGATTTGGACTTGATATATAAAAACGATACCCAAAAAGCCAAGGAAGCCGCAAGGCGGCTGCGGGACAGTGGAGAATTGACAGAAATCCAGCGGCGCCGGTTTACTCTACATTTCGTAAAGGGCTTATCCTATCGGCAGATTGCCGGTCGTGAGGGAGTGTATTTCACCTCTGTCCACGAAAGCATAGAGGCAGCTACGGCAAAGCTGCAAAAATTTTTCAAAAAAATTTAA
- a CDS encoding recombinase family protein, which translates to MPFNKEITIYNAVDYLRLSKEDGDKAESDSIANQRDLITNFVKSMPEIRLCSERIDDGFSGVDFNRPAFNLMMEDVRAGRINCIIVKDLSRFGRNYIEAGRYIERIFPFLGVRFIAINDGYDSAKEKSPSDDIIIPFKNLVNDAYCRDISVKIRSQLDVKRKNGEFIGSFAVYGYMKSAENKNKLAIDPYAAKIVRDIFAWKLDGLSQQGIADRLNEISEPSPMEYKRFSGLNFATSFQVNPKAKWTAVAIGRILKNPIYAGHLVQGKESTPNYKIKQRIMKPEDKWIRVENTHEPIIPQEIFDTVNRVLAQDTRIAPDGEAVYPFSGLLFCADCKSGMVRKIVPAGGKKYAYYYCSKNKAGNGCTTHCISEKVLEKAVLQALQNHIASILDIERILSFIDTLPMQQEEIRKIDTQLLMKQEEIEKYKNLKVSIYGDLKSGVIDADEYREFKVIYGKKCEEAEKAAERLKQDIALILAGKGANSVWIEAFKKNRNITELSRKIVVSLIEWVNIYSGSRVEIRFRYQYEYERALFFAQNAKELIVTTSPASMQGVV; encoded by the coding sequence ATGCCATTCAATAAGGAAATAACAATTTATAATGCTGTGGACTATTTGCGCCTGTCTAAAGAAGATGGCGATAAGGCAGAAAGCGACAGCATTGCCAATCAAAGAGATTTAATAACCAATTTTGTGAAGTCAATGCCCGAAATCCGCCTCTGTTCCGAAAGAATAGATGACGGATTTAGTGGTGTTGACTTTAATCGTCCTGCCTTTAATTTAATGATGGAGGATGTAAGAGCTGGGCGGATCAACTGTATCATAGTCAAAGACCTGTCACGTTTCGGCAGAAACTACATCGAAGCAGGACGATACATTGAACGGATTTTTCCGTTTTTAGGTGTGCGTTTCATTGCTATCAACGACGGTTACGACAGTGCAAAGGAAAAATCACCGTCAGACGATATTATCATTCCGTTTAAGAACCTTGTCAACGATGCGTATTGCAGAGACATCTCCGTTAAAATCAGGAGCCAGCTTGATGTAAAGCGCAAAAATGGCGAGTTTATCGGTTCCTTTGCCGTTTACGGCTACATGAAATCAGCAGAGAACAAAAATAAACTGGCGATAGACCCCTATGCCGCAAAGATTGTGCGGGATATTTTTGCATGGAAGCTGGACGGACTCAGCCAGCAAGGGATAGCCGACAGGCTGAATGAGATCAGCGAGCCATCCCCCATGGAATATAAGCGGTTTTCGGGGCTTAACTTTGCTACCAGCTTTCAGGTAAACCCCAAGGCAAAGTGGACTGCTGTGGCGATTGGCCGCATTTTGAAAAACCCTATTTATGCAGGGCATCTTGTGCAGGGCAAGGAAAGCACTCCAAACTACAAGATTAAACAGCGGATTATGAAACCGGAGGATAAATGGATTCGGGTGGAAAACACCCATGAGCCTATTATCCCGCAAGAAATTTTTGACACAGTAAACCGTGTGCTAGCACAGGATACCCGCATTGCTCCAGACGGAGAAGCTGTCTATCCGTTCTCCGGTCTGCTTTTTTGTGCTGACTGCAAAAGCGGTATGGTGCGAAAGATTGTACCCGCAGGCGGAAAGAAGTACGCCTACTATTATTGTTCAAAGAATAAGGCCGGGAATGGCTGTACCACACACTGCATCAGTGAAAAGGTATTGGAAAAAGCAGTTCTGCAAGCACTTCAAAATCACATCGCTTCTATTCTTGACATTGAACGGATTCTCTCGTTTATCGACACACTTCCTATGCAGCAGGAGGAAATACGAAAGATTGATACTCAACTGCTGATGAAACAGGAGGAAATCGAAAAGTATAAAAACCTCAAGGTGTCTATCTATGGGGACTTAAAAAGCGGTGTCATTGATGCAGATGAGTACCGGGAATTTAAGGTCATATACGGAAAAAAGTGTGAGGAAGCGGAGAAAGCCGCCGAACGGCTAAAACAGGATATTGCCCTGATCCTTGCGGGTAAGGGAGCAAACAGCGTTTGGATTGAAGCCTTTAAGAAAAATCGGAATATCACCGAGCTGTCCCGAAAGATAGTTGTTTCCCTGATTGAGTGGGTCAATATCTATTCCGGAAGCCGGGTGGAAATCCGATTCCGCTATCAGTATGAATATGAAAGAGCCTTGTTCTTTGCTCAAAACGCAAAAGAACTGATTGTTACAACTTCACCGGCTTCTATGCAGGGGGTGGTGTAA
- a CDS encoding DUF6870 family protein, which produces MSGRPSFSQEKGRSLFIAFFARLSPDKLNRNTLYQGGKAGSLIALCPERSDWVDSLPNIDFEAMKNIDIRTVNPDTLVDINDTKVNAKLPKEERILDFIQQIKNPYCYKCGKVVVKISFNDTDATLEDRMESFLRMM; this is translated from the coding sequence ATGAGCGGGCGCCCGTCTTTTTCTCAAGAAAAAGGACGGAGCCTATTCATTGCTTTTTTCGCTCGGCTGTCACCTGACAAGCTGAACCGGAATACACTGTATCAGGGCGGTAAGGCAGGGAGCCTTATCGCCCTATGCCCCGAAAGGAGTGATTGGGTGGACTCTTTACCAAACATAGATTTTGAAGCGATGAAAAACATAGACATCCGAACGGTCAACCCGGATACTCTGGTTGACATTAACGATACGAAAGTCAATGCGAAATTGCCCAAGGAGGAACGAATACTGGATTTTATCCAGCAGATTAAAAATCCATATTGCTACAAGTGTGGAAAAGTAGTAGTCAAAATCAGCTTTAACGATACCGATGCCACGCTGGAGGACAGGATGGAAAGTTTTTTGAGGATGATGTGA
- a CDS encoding S-layer homology domain-containing protein, giving the protein MRRTWKQIGSLFLAFCMVFTMLPTMAFAETGDVDSGAPLGMSGTITAFAELGTDVANQTVEAGTTEDALNLPDTLTVTVTTGPAVATATDSDAQQLETRETETAVAVSGWTSDPAYDGDTVGDYVFTPTLDLPEGLMLAGGATLPTVTVTVREKSAAPQARGMVGALGVGTITGTMSVGGTTVSDLTQDSNGTGWTWEAESATLTLGSSYPGDFIKFECDGADTINLVCNGTVTVNKGDTYAIQSWGSLVIKGDGPLTISDGGITASKDIVILGAMGNISGASVGISAGGSVTISGTVGDITSMAYTIYANGDITISDGGVVGKIGAGGTGSKSGTHGIYAGGSVTINGVAGDISGKSYGIYAKGGNVFINGATGAISSAYGSLSGDSAIRASVGVAINGTTGAISSKGDYGIYAESGAVLIAGKTGDITGMKAFGILAEAGGITIPPGAVVGKIAGAQSGIEAGGSVTIGGKTGDITGIAGSTFGGGIQTTGSITITGETGAITSTHASIPAIGAGGDVTIVGSVGEIAVITSSSGGGYGILALGGIHIINSVTVSSFNGAFNKAPATLPPSSYTATWSDNPNGSASSTSSTYVWNASHKYVKIEKDSGMSAPTVSGFRAERTDADKVSFFFTPSTTGKYGCQIEKKGTPAPTFLGMFHDITAIVEICIDAKEDGVTASDILVVYLQIENAEGVKSQIYSLEVPAYTPAVDAAAPNITGQPIGAIYDKNAPAAALSVAASVTDGGTLSYQWYYNLSNNTTSGSMIGGAIGSSYTPDVSSVGTVYYYCVVTNTNSSATGNKTAAATSNTVAITVNAPGGATTISEVAVIDVGEPVGGEQNDIRANVPNDAKYGLGGKDWFDVATGNYLTEGEKFVAGKQYLYEVRVILDAGYTLAPGFTATINGKAATVYDTSPSGSESNIYCAFTAKDASGGMLDAQTPNITGQPVGATYTQNAVAVPLSVAASVTDGGTLSYQWHGNSNPEKGGIIPGATGKTYTPSTSAVGTMYYWCIVTNTNTAVGGNKTATIYSNQISVTVQKGGSSDNGNGGNSGGGGYTPPATMPTTPQAKPNQPVTAEAPVAATAGANGTASASIPEKSITDAIAKAQADAKAQGKTANGTSVALNVTMPQGATSLTTTLTQSSLNSLVNAGVTSFEINGAPVSLGLDLNTLKEIQKQSGGNITISIAPATGLSGEAKTLLGNRPVYNITISYVKDGKPVNITSLGSGTSTLSIPYTLGKNEAVGYLFGVYVDANGKPVRIDGSAYDANSGSLLIPTGHFSVYGVGYTAPSVKFTDISTHWGKEAIDYVVGRGLLSGTSETTFAPDTAMTRGMLVTALGRLANVDTKAYTTNSFTDVKADSAFRPYIEWAYKKGIIQGIGNQQFVPDRAITREEIAVIFANFAKATGYTLPVTCEATSYADVSSIGSVYKTAVTAMQQAGIMMGGSGNRFNPKASATRAEVSSMLHRYIRLTIDPATAQGWAKKDAGQYLYYKDGKALTGTQTIDGVTYFLGTDGTLKTGWVKDGGNWRYYSGNKAAVGWLDISNKRYYFTKDGNMISGKWLQIDGKWYYFNADGTLARSTKINGYEVDKNGVRKMK; this is encoded by the coding sequence GGCTTATGACGGTGATACGGTGGGGGACTATGTGTTCACCCCCACGCTGGATTTGCCCGAGGGCTTGATGCTGGCGGGAGGTGCTACCTTGCCGACCGTTACCGTGACGGTGCGGGAAAAATCCGCCGCGCCGCAGGCACGGGGCATGGTCGGGGCATTGGGTGTCGGTACAATCACCGGAACCATGAGTGTCGGCGGTACAACGGTCTCCGACCTTACACAAGACAGCAACGGCACAGGCTGGACGTGGGAGGCCGAGTCCGCCACCCTGACGTTGGGCAGCAGTTATCCAGGCGATTTCATAAAATTTGAATGCGATGGCGCCGATACCATCAACCTGGTATGCAACGGCACTGTCACGGTTAACAAAGGCGATACCTACGCAATACAAAGCTGGGGTAGCCTCGTCATCAAAGGCGACGGCCCGCTTACGATTTCCGACGGCGGCATAACGGCGTCTAAGGATATCGTCATCTTGGGGGCGATGGGGAATATCAGCGGCGCCAGCGTCGGCATTTCTGCCGGCGGCAGTGTTACTATCTCCGGCACGGTGGGCGATATTACGTCCATGGCGTACACGATTTACGCAAATGGAGACATTACCATTTCAGACGGCGGCGTTGTGGGCAAGATCGGCGCGGGAGGCACCGGCTCCAAAAGCGGCACCCATGGAATTTACGCGGGCGGCAGCGTTACCATCAACGGCGTAGCAGGTGATATTTCAGGCAAATCCTATGGAATCTACGCAAAGGGCGGCAACGTTTTCATCAACGGCGCAACAGGAGCGATTAGTAGTGCATACGGATCACTTTCAGGCGATTCCGCCATTCGCGCAAGCGTTGGCGTTGCCATCAACGGCACAACAGGCGCGATCAGCTCCAAGGGCGATTACGGTATCTACGCAGAATCAGGCGCGGTTTTAATTGCCGGTAAAACTGGCGATATCACCGGCATGAAAGCCTTCGGCATTTTAGCGGAAGCGGGCGGTATTACAATTCCACCTGGCGCTGTTGTGGGCAAGATCGCCGGAGCTCAAAGCGGCATCGAAGCAGGCGGCAGCGTCACAATCGGCGGCAAAACCGGCGATATTACAGGCATAGCCGGCAGCACCTTTGGCGGTGGTATTCAAACAACCGGCAGCATCACAATCACAGGCGAAACGGGAGCTATTACCAGCACGCACGCCAGCATCCCGGCAATTGGCGCAGGCGGTGATGTTACAATTGTCGGCAGTGTGGGTGAGATTGCAGTCATCACCTCCAGCAGTGGTGGCGGCTACGGTATTCTGGCGCTCGGCGGCATTCACATCATCAACTCTGTTACGGTAAGCAGCTTTAATGGCGCGTTCAATAAAGCCCCCGCCACCTTACCACCCTCTTCCTATACAGCCACCTGGAGCGACAACCCGAACGGCTCCGCCTCTTCCACTAGCAGTACCTATGTATGGAACGCCAGCCACAAGTATGTAAAAATTGAGAAGGACAGCGGGATGTCCGCCCCCACGGTGTCGGGCTTTCGTGCTGAGCGCACGGATGCGGATAAAGTCAGCTTTTTCTTCACACCCAGCACCACCGGGAAATATGGATGTCAGATTGAGAAAAAAGGAACACCCGCACCGACATTTTTAGGTATGTTCCATGATATCACTGCTATCGTAGAAATCTGTATCGACGCAAAAGAGGATGGCGTCACCGCCTCCGATATTCTCGTGGTGTATCTGCAAATCGAGAATGCGGAAGGCGTAAAGAGCCAGATATACTCCCTTGAAGTTCCGGCATACACACCGGCGGTAGACGCCGCGGCGCCAAACATCACCGGCCAGCCTATTGGTGCAATCTATGATAAAAATGCGCCAGCCGCCGCCCTGTCTGTGGCGGCAAGCGTAACGGACGGCGGAACCCTCTCCTATCAGTGGTATTACAATCTCAGCAACAACACGACCAGCGGGAGCATGATTGGCGGCGCAATCGGCAGCAGCTATACCCCGGACGTCTCTTCTGTTGGAACGGTCTATTACTACTGCGTGGTGACCAACACTAACAGCAGCGCAACCGGAAATAAAACTGCCGCGGCGACCAGCAATACCGTCGCTATTACGGTGAATGCGCCGGGCGGCGCAACCACCATCTCCGAAGTCGCCGTCATCGATGTAGGCGAGCCTGTGGGCGGCGAACAGAACGATATCCGCGCCAATGTTCCGAATGATGCCAAGTATGGGTTGGGTGGGAAAGATTGGTTTGATGTGGCTACAGGCAACTATTTGACCGAAGGTGAAAAATTTGTAGCGGGCAAGCAATATTTATATGAGGTACGTGTGATACTAGATGCAGGATATACCCTTGCCCCTGGTTTCACCGCAACTATCAACGGCAAAGCGGCGACAGTGTATGATACCAGCCCCAGCGGAAGCGAGAGTAACATCTACTGTGCCTTCACAGCAAAGGATGCCTCCGGCGGCATGCTCGATGCCCAAACACCCAACATCACCGGCCAGCCTGTCGGCGCAACCTACACGCAGAATGCAGTGGCTGTACCTCTATCTGTGGCGGCAAGCGTAACGGACGGCGGCACACTGTCCTATCAGTGGCACGGCAATAGTAATCCAGAGAAGGGTGGCATAATCCCCGGCGCGACTGGGAAGACCTATACGCCGTCTACATCGGCAGTGGGTACGATGTATTATTGGTGCATCGTGACCAATACAAACACCGCCGTAGGCGGAAACAAAACGGCAACGATCTACAGCAATCAGATTTCTGTTACCGTACAAAAAGGCGGAAGCTCCGACAACGGAAATGGCGGCAATTCCGGTGGTGGCGGTTACACACCCCCTGCCACAATGCCGACCACACCCCAAGCAAAGCCTAATCAGCCGGTAACGGCAGAGGCTCCTGTGGCGGCGACTGCGGGCGCAAACGGCACAGCCAGCGCATCCATCCCGGAAAAATCAATCACTGACGCCATTGCCAAGGCACAGGCCGATGCAAAGGCGCAGGGCAAAACCGCAAACGGAACCTCTGTTGCGCTGAATGTCACCATGCCGCAGGGGGCAACTTCCCTGACAACAACCCTGACCCAAAGCTCTCTGAACAGCCTTGTGAATGCTGGAGTAACCAGCTTTGAGATAAACGGTGCGCCGGTTTCTCTCGGACTTGACCTGAATACCCTCAAGGAAATCCAGAAGCAGAGCGGCGGCAATATTACCATCAGCATCGCCCCGGCGACAGGGCTTTCCGGAGAAGCAAAGACCCTCCTTGGAAACAGGCCGGTATATAACATTACCATCAGCTATGTCAAGGACGGCAAACCCGTGAACATCACCAGCCTTGGCAGCGGAACATCGACCCTTTCCATCCCCTATACACTGGGCAAAAATGAGGCTGTCGGCTACCTGTTCGGCGTGTATGTGGACGCAAACGGCAAACCGGTCCGCATCGACGGTTCGGCCTATGATGCAAACAGCGGAAGCCTGCTGATCCCCACCGGCCACTTCTCGGTGTACGGCGTGGGCTACACGGCTCCAAGCGTTAAGTTTACCGACATCAGCACCCATTGGGGCAAGGAAGCCATTGATTATGTGGTCGGCAGAGGACTTCTCTCCGGTACATCGGAAACTACCTTTGCGCCCGACACCGCTATGACGCGTGGGATGCTGGTAACGGCTCTCGGCAGACTGGCAAATGTGGATACCAAAGCGTACACCACCAACAGCTTCACCGATGTGAAGGCAGACAGTGCGTTCCGTCCCTACATTGAGTGGGCATATAAAAAGGGCATCATTCAGGGAATTGGCAACCAGCAGTTTGTGCCTGACAGGGCGATTACTCGTGAGGAAATTGCGGTCATCTTCGCAAACTTCGCCAAGGCTACCGGCTACACCCTGCCCGTGACCTGTGAGGCAACCTCCTATGCGGACGTTTCCAGCATCGGCAGCGTGTACAAAACGGCAGTAACAGCCATGCAGCAGGCAGGCATCATGATGGGTGGCAGCGGCAACAGGTTCAACCCGAAAGCCAGTGCCACCCGCGCGGAGGTTTCCTCCATGCTCCACCGCTACATCAGGCTGACCATCGACCCCGCCACGGCGCAGGGCTGGGCGAAAAAAGACGCCGGACAGTATCTCTACTACAAGGACGGCAAAGCGCTCACTGGCACACAGACCATCGACGGCGTAACGTATTTCTTGGGTACCGATGGCACTCTGAAAACCGGTTGGGTGAAGGACGGCGGCAACTGGAGGTACTATTCCGGTAACAAGGCTGCCGTGGGTTGGCTGGACATCAGCAACAAACGCTACTACTTTACCAAGGACGGCAACATGATCTCCGGCAAATGGCTTCAGATTGACGGCAAGTGGTATTACTTCAACGCCGACGGTACGCTTGCAAGAAGCACCAAAATCAACGGCTACGAGGTTGACAAAAATGGCGTAAGAAAAATGAAGTAA
- a CDS encoding recombinase family protein: protein MARTSRKQADSFAQAPHETIWDTCIYGRLSFEDERKKESDSIGNQIAMLERYIGERPYLKLASVFKDINQTGTNFDRPGFNEMMDAIKSGKINCIVVKDLSRFGRNYIETGTYLEKILPFFNVRFISVNDDYDSLNPNQQDEGYVVPLKNLIHEVYARDISQKIKSGLAVMRSKGEFTGCVAAYGYLKADGNRLVIDEETAPVVRNIFKWAADGMGDVRIAQRLNELGIPSPGQYRYEKGILKSERYANIRYWYKSAVRRILVNQVYLGHMVQGKTKSDLWGKGGCVEQPQDQWVEIKNTHEPLVDEETFLAIRQIKQEREPSERKEVEQKGLNILKGLVFCGDCKRSMNRHKMPRSNGTVLYYFTCATYENVAKNDCVRKRMDEPELLSILYTAIRKQIDLAVDIDRMVSKLGAREGFCQQQNDVDTEFSETEKKLSRLSMLRSSLYEDYQEKLLDEAEYLFTKAKYEKDVIDLRKRLDELSMQKHRLDTMLTPQNPWITALKKFKKNKAVTGEMISELIERVEILSDQTVSICFRYRDEFESLLGFIKAEGEVRVS from the coding sequence ATGGCGAGGACGAGCAGAAAGCAAGCAGATAGTTTTGCCCAGGCCCCCCATGAAACGATATGGGATACCTGTATTTATGGGCGATTGTCCTTTGAAGATGAGAGGAAAAAAGAAAGCGATTCCATCGGCAATCAGATTGCCATGCTGGAACGCTATATCGGGGAAAGGCCATACCTGAAGCTCGCATCTGTTTTTAAGGACATCAATCAGACAGGAACGAACTTCGACCGTCCCGGCTTCAATGAAATGATGGACGCCATCAAAAGTGGAAAAATCAATTGCATTGTGGTCAAAGACCTGTCCCGTTTCGGCAGAAATTACATTGAAACCGGAACCTATCTTGAAAAAATACTGCCATTCTTTAACGTTCGTTTTATCTCCGTGAATGATGATTATGACAGCCTGAACCCTAATCAGCAGGATGAAGGATATGTTGTTCCCCTAAAAAACCTGATTCATGAAGTGTATGCCAGAGATATATCGCAAAAGATAAAATCAGGGCTTGCGGTTATGAGAAGTAAAGGAGAATTTACCGGTTGTGTCGCAGCTTATGGGTATCTAAAAGCAGACGGTAATAGGTTAGTAATCGACGAGGAAACCGCACCGGTTGTCAGAAATATTTTCAAATGGGCAGCGGACGGCATGGGCGATGTTCGGATTGCACAAAGGCTCAACGAGCTGGGCATTCCCTCCCCAGGCCAGTATCGCTATGAAAAGGGCATCTTAAAAAGTGAGCGTTATGCCAATATACGGTATTGGTATAAAAGTGCCGTTCGCAGGATTTTAGTCAACCAGGTTTACCTCGGACATATGGTTCAAGGCAAAACAAAATCTGACCTATGGGGCAAGGGTGGTTGCGTTGAGCAGCCACAGGATCAGTGGGTAGAAATCAAGAACACCCATGAACCCTTGGTTGATGAAGAAACCTTTTTGGCGATACGGCAAATCAAGCAGGAACGGGAACCCAGTGAGAGAAAAGAAGTGGAGCAGAAAGGCTTAAATATCTTGAAAGGGCTTGTTTTCTGCGGTGACTGCAAGCGAAGTATGAACCGGCACAAAATGCCGAGGTCAAACGGCACAGTGCTTTACTACTTTACCTGTGCTACATACGAGAATGTTGCCAAAAATGACTGTGTTAGAAAGCGGATGGATGAACCGGAGCTGTTATCCATTCTCTATACGGCTATCCGCAAGCAGATTGACCTTGCTGTTGACATCGACCGAATGGTGTCTAAACTGGGTGCAAGGGAAGGCTTCTGCCAGCAGCAAAATGATGTGGACACAGAGTTTTCCGAAACGGAAAAGAAGCTGTCCAGGCTGTCCATGCTCAGAAGCTCCTTGTATGAGGACTATCAGGAAAAACTCCTTGATGAAGCGGAATATCTCTTTACAAAAGCAAAGTATGAGAAAGATGTTATTGATTTACGGAAACGACTTGATGAACTATCCATGCAAAAACACCGTCTTGATACCATGCTGACACCTCAAAATCCATGGATAACAGCCTTGAAAAAATTCAAGAAGAACAAAGCTGTAACGGGAGAAATGATTTCCGAGCTGATAGAACGGGTAGAAATATTAAGCGATCAAACAGTGTCCATCTGTTTTAGGTACAGGGATGAGTTTGAAAGTTTGCTCGGTTTTATCAAGGCGGAGGGTGAGGTGAGGGTTTCGTGA